From the Paenibacillus sp. FSL H8-0548 genome, one window contains:
- the secG gene encoding preprotein translocase subunit SecG, whose translation MEILLKILLVIFSVGLIAVVLLQKGKSAGLSGAITGGAEHLFGKQKARGLDLFLQRLTVGLAVGFFVLALVVSYFVKQ comes from the coding sequence ATGGAAATCTTATTGAAGATCTTGCTCGTTATATTTTCTGTCGGCCTTATTGCTGTTGTATTATTGCAAAAAGGCAAGAGTGCAGGCTTGTCCGGAGCAATTACGGGCGGTGCTGAGCACCTGTTCGGCAAACAGAAAGCGCGCGGTTTGGATTTGTTCTTGCAGCGCTTGACAGTTGGTCTGGCAGTTGGTTTCTTTGTATTGGCGCTTGTTGTTTCTTACTTCGTAAAACAATAA
- the rnr gene encoding ribonuclease R yields the protein MNNYEHELLEFMKETAYKPMTYQELEKHFGIEGAAEFKEFLKLLNQLEDAGKIIRTPNDHYGVPERMNLIRGKLQSHAKGFGFLIPDDKNHGDVYLHANDLKSAMNGDIILVRITSRSEHGGRMEGEVVRVVERAVTQIVGTFEDHDVYAFVVPDDKRINRDIFIPKGGYQGAVSGQKVVVNIVSYPEGRSAAEGEIVEILGHKNDPGVDILSIIRKHQLPEGFPEEIMAEAEAAPDAITEEEIVQQGRRDLRNEVIVTIDGEDAKDLDDAVHVKRLENGNYLLGVHIADVGYYVKENSELDQEAFRRGCSVYLVDRVIPMLPHRLSNGICSLNPKVDRLTLSCEMEFDAATLKRVRHDVFTSVIRTTERMTYTNVKKILTATEEEPQTELKERYAGLLDMFSLMEDLAMRLRSKRMMRGAIDFDFQESKVIVDETGKAVDIIKRERSVAEQIIEEFMLIANETVAEHFHWLRVPFLYRIHEDPTQEKLLNFVQFAANFGYVVKGTGNSVHPKALQSLLEDIRGTKEATVISTVMLRSMKQAKYDAESLGHFGLASEFYSHFTSPIRRYPDLVIHRIIREVLNGGGQLTEARHEALTARMPEIAQHSSERERVAVDAERDTEQLKKCEFMLDKVGEEFEGIISSVTSFGMFIELDNSVEGLIRLSDMSDDYYNFHDKHMILVGERTSKVYRIGDEVKIRVTRVSMTEHTMDFELVDMKPRSGFKGIPASGFAGGGKNRGNGRGDRGQGASGEGRDGKGKRGASANGERGGRGRSGKAQGAPGEVRAGQGGRGAGAVGRAGNSEGVSVEARGAQSGREAGAGGRGGNSQGAAGEARGGKGGRGRGGKSGGRGGFGGGVDRSVVGIVEQANPWRIDAPDNGRGGGKRRGRASASDGGNAPAERGLETAELSPGQGSEQPRARNGRTDMWGLPIRNGGGHGGNGRGAADKRRSESNGGGGAKRNHTPDGGVIGGERSAALEGGEGTILGQEKSKKKNKSKSGGNETAAFVRKNRK from the coding sequence ATGAACAACTACGAGCATGAACTGCTTGAATTTATGAAAGAAACGGCGTACAAGCCGATGACGTACCAGGAGCTTGAGAAGCATTTTGGTATCGAGGGCGCAGCGGAGTTTAAGGAGTTCCTTAAACTGCTGAATCAACTGGAGGATGCAGGGAAAATCATTCGAACGCCTAATGATCATTATGGTGTGCCAGAACGAATGAATTTGATCCGAGGCAAGCTGCAATCGCATGCCAAGGGCTTCGGATTTCTAATTCCGGATGACAAAAACCATGGCGATGTTTATTTACACGCAAATGATCTGAAGAGTGCGATGAATGGTGATATCATACTTGTTCGCATTACGTCCAGAAGCGAGCATGGCGGCCGTATGGAAGGAGAAGTCGTTCGAGTTGTCGAGCGTGCGGTCACGCAAATCGTTGGAACATTTGAAGACCATGATGTCTATGCCTTTGTCGTGCCGGATGATAAACGAATTAATCGGGATATTTTTATACCTAAGGGCGGTTATCAAGGGGCTGTGTCGGGGCAAAAGGTTGTTGTTAATATTGTCTCTTATCCTGAGGGACGATCTGCTGCTGAAGGCGAAATTGTCGAAATTTTGGGACATAAGAATGATCCAGGGGTAGACATTTTGTCGATTATCCGTAAGCATCAGTTGCCGGAGGGCTTCCCTGAAGAAATTATGGCCGAAGCCGAGGCTGCGCCGGATGCCATTACTGAAGAGGAAATCGTTCAGCAAGGAAGACGAGATCTGCGTAATGAGGTCATCGTAACGATAGATGGCGAGGATGCCAAGGATCTTGATGACGCAGTGCATGTGAAGCGTTTGGAGAACGGAAATTATTTGCTCGGCGTACATATTGCTGACGTTGGCTATTATGTGAAAGAAAATTCCGAGCTCGATCAGGAAGCTTTCCGCAGAGGCTGCAGCGTTTATTTGGTTGATCGCGTAATTCCGATGCTGCCGCATCGTTTGTCGAATGGCATCTGCTCGCTTAATCCAAAGGTTGATCGTCTAACGCTTTCATGCGAGATGGAGTTTGATGCTGCAACGCTCAAGCGTGTTCGTCATGATGTGTTCACGAGCGTGATTCGGACGACAGAGCGAATGACCTATACGAATGTGAAAAAGATTTTGACAGCTACAGAGGAAGAACCGCAAACGGAGCTCAAGGAGCGCTATGCTGGTTTGCTCGATATGTTCAGCTTGATGGAAGATCTGGCGATGCGCCTCCGCTCGAAGCGGATGATGCGCGGGGCTATCGATTTCGATTTTCAGGAATCTAAAGTTATCGTAGATGAGACCGGCAAAGCTGTAGATATCATTAAGCGCGAGCGTTCTGTGGCAGAGCAAATCATTGAAGAATTTATGCTTATCGCGAATGAAACGGTAGCGGAGCATTTCCACTGGCTGCGTGTACCATTCCTATATCGTATTCATGAAGACCCGACACAAGAGAAGCTGCTTAATTTCGTGCAGTTCGCAGCGAACTTTGGTTATGTTGTGAAAGGAACGGGCAACTCCGTGCATCCAAAGGCGCTGCAATCGCTGCTTGAGGATATTCGCGGCACGAAGGAAGCAACCGTCATTTCTACAGTTATGCTTCGCTCCATGAAGCAGGCAAAATATGACGCGGAAAGCTTGGGGCATTTTGGACTGGCCTCTGAGTTTTACTCACATTTCACATCGCCTATTCGGCGCTATCCCGATCTAGTTATTCACCGGATCATTCGTGAGGTGCTGAATGGCGGCGGTCAATTGACAGAGGCTCGCCATGAGGCGTTAACGGCACGGATGCCGGAAATTGCGCAGCATTCATCAGAGCGTGAGCGTGTAGCAGTCGATGCCGAGCGAGATACGGAGCAGCTGAAGAAATGCGAGTTTATGCTCGATAAGGTTGGAGAAGAGTTCGAAGGTATTATTAGCAGTGTAACAAGCTTTGGTATGTTTATTGAGCTGGATAATTCAGTCGAGGGATTAATTCGATTAAGTGATATGTCGGACGACTATTATAACTTCCACGATAAGCATATGATTCTCGTTGGCGAGCGTACATCGAAGGTTTATCGGATCGGCGATGAAGTGAAAATACGCGTAACGCGTGTAAGCATGACCGAGCATACGATGGATTTTGAACTGGTGGACATGAAGCCACGGAGTGGTTTTAAAGGCATACCGGCTTCAGGCTTTGCCGGTGGTGGCAAAAACCGCGGCAATGGTCGTGGTGATCGAGGCCAGGGCGCGTCAGGCGAAGGCCGCGACGGCAAGGGCAAGCGTGGGGCAAGTGCGAATGGTGAGCGCGGCGGCCGGGGCCGCAGTGGAAAAGCCCAAGGCGCGCCAGGAGAAGTGCGCGCAGGTCAAGGCGGGCGTGGAGCAGGTGCGGTCGGCCGGGCTGGAAATAGCGAAGGCGTATCAGTCGAAGCGCGCGGAGCTCAAAGCGGACGCGAAGCAGGTGCAGGCGGCCGCGGCGGAAATAGCCAAGGCGCAGCAGGCGAAGCACGCGGAGGCAAAGGCGGTCGTGGTCGCGGTGGCAAGAGCGGCGGACGCGGAGGATTCGGCGGCGGCGTCGACCGCAGCGTAGTTGGCATTGTCGAGCAAGCCAATCCATGGCGGATCGATGCACCGGATAACGGACGCGGCGGAGGCAAGCGTCGGGGCCGGGCGAGCGCGAGCGACGGCGGAAATGCGCCGGCGGAGCGTGGGCTAGAGACGGCGGAATTGTCGCCGGGTCAAGGCAGTGAGCAGCCGCGCGCCCGTAATGGGCGCACGGATATGTGGGGCCTGCCCATCCGCAATGGCGGCGGGCATGGCGGTAATGGTCGCGGAGCCGCCGATAAGCGGCGGAGCGAGAGCAATGGCGGCGGTGGAGCGAAGCGGAACCATACGCCGGATGGCGGTGTTATTGGCGGAGAGCGGAGTGCGGCGCTCGAAGGCGGAGAAGGTACTATTTTAGGTCAAGAAAAGAGCAAAAAAAAGAACAAAAGTAAAAGCGGCGGAAACGAAACAGCTGCTTTTGTCCGTAAAAATCGCAAATAA
- a CDS encoding cold-shock protein — protein MQQGTVKWFNAEKGFGFIEVEGGNDVFVHFSAITGEGFKTLEEGQRVEFNVVQGNRGPQAENVVKL, from the coding sequence ATGCAACAAGGTACAGTTAAATGGTTTAACGCAGAAAAAGGTTTTGGCTTTATCGAAGTTGAAGGCGGCAACGATGTATTCGTACATTTCTCCGCAATCACTGGCGAAGGTTTCAAAACTCTTGAAGAAGGACAACGCGTAGAATTTAACGTTGTTCAAGGCAACCGTGGACCACAAGCAGAAAACGTTGTAAAGCTGTAG
- the smpB gene encoding SsrA-binding protein SmpB yields MGKKSDGKQLAQNKKASHDYFIEETFEAGMVLMGTEIKSLRNGRANIGDAFATIRNGELFIHNMHISPFEQGNMHNPTDPTRARKLLMHKAQIHKLFGLSKQEGYAIVPLKIYIRNGYAKLLIGLGKGKKQFDKRDTAAKRDAQRDIQRALREKQKVVR; encoded by the coding sequence ATGGGTAAGAAAAGTGACGGCAAGCAGCTCGCCCAGAACAAGAAGGCTTCCCATGACTATTTCATTGAGGAAACGTTCGAAGCAGGCATGGTGCTGATGGGCACAGAAATTAAATCTCTGCGCAACGGTAGAGCGAACATTGGTGATGCATTTGCAACTATTCGGAACGGTGAACTGTTTATACACAACATGCACATCAGCCCGTTTGAGCAAGGGAATATGCATAATCCGACTGATCCGACACGTGCCCGTAAGTTATTGATGCACAAAGCACAGATCCATAAGCTGTTTGGCTTATCTAAGCAAGAAGGTTACGCGATCGTACCGTTGAAGATTTATATACGCAATGGTTATGCAAAGCTGTTGATTGGACTGGGTAAGGGTAAGAAGCAGTTCGATAAGCGTGATACAGCAGCTAAACGTGATGCTCAGCGTGATATTCAGCGTGCTTTGCGCGAGAAACAAAAGGTCGTCCGCTAA
- a CDS encoding type IV toxin-antitoxin system AbiEi family antitoxin, with amino-acid sequence MKYGNFKLQHITAKQVENQVQEQLLRLLDNIPILKDVDVFSSSNKNYDIEAKAVTESGDRIIFLCEVKTSGEPKYIRSAIKQLLEYSVIFKDKDLINPYFMVAAPYISQQSSKICEEHNVGYIDLSGNCLIMYNGLYIRVEGKPNIYKDERKSRSIFERKAVKSSIILRTILTDIHKQWRVQDLAEATSSSLGQVSNVKKFLENKEYIMNGEQGFYVSKPKDLLYDWAKVYHMKPNTVIECYSIDPIPQIEGKLMRMREVKGVDYALTGFSGGVRYSPIVRYNKVHVYIPLQDLQESIDYLGLKEVESGSNVSIIVPYDPCVLLDTRELLAARIASPVQICLELLGLKGRGEEAAIGILDGEIMK; translated from the coding sequence ATGAAATATGGAAATTTCAAACTTCAGCATATAACGGCTAAACAAGTAGAGAACCAGGTCCAAGAACAATTATTAAGACTGCTTGATAATATTCCAATACTTAAAGATGTAGATGTATTTTCTAGTTCGAATAAAAATTATGACATAGAAGCAAAAGCAGTAACCGAGTCAGGAGATCGGATTATATTTCTTTGTGAAGTGAAAACTTCAGGGGAGCCTAAGTATATTCGGAGTGCTATTAAACAACTACTTGAATACAGTGTGATATTTAAAGATAAGGACCTAATCAATCCTTATTTTATGGTTGCCGCACCATATATTTCACAGCAATCGAGTAAGATTTGTGAAGAACACAATGTTGGATACATTGATTTATCGGGAAATTGCCTGATAATGTATAACGGCCTTTATATTCGAGTAGAAGGAAAGCCTAACATATATAAAGATGAAAGAAAGAGTAGATCGATATTTGAACGAAAAGCTGTAAAATCAAGTATTATACTTAGAACAATTTTAACGGATATTCATAAACAATGGCGAGTACAAGATTTAGCTGAAGCAACTTCATCAAGTCTAGGTCAGGTCTCAAACGTAAAAAAGTTTCTTGAAAACAAAGAATATATTATGAATGGTGAACAAGGCTTCTATGTATCTAAACCAAAAGATTTACTTTATGATTGGGCAAAAGTTTACCATATGAAACCTAACACAGTAATTGAATGTTATTCTATAGACCCCATTCCTCAAATTGAAGGGAAGCTAATGAGGATGAGAGAAGTGAAGGGAGTTGATTATGCCTTAACTGGATTTTCAGGGGGAGTAAGGTATTCGCCAATAGTAAGGTATAACAAGGTCCATGTATATATCCCATTACAAGATTTACAAGAATCTATTGATTATTTAGGACTAAAAGAGGTTGAAAGTGGTTCAAATGTTTCGATTATTGTGCCATATGATCCCTGTGTTCTGCTGGATACTAGGGAATTGCTAGCTGCAAGGATTGCGTCACCAGTTCAAATTTGCCTTGAGCTGCTGGGCTTAAAAGGACGTGGAGAAGAGGCGGCAATTGGTATTCTTGATGGGGAGATAATGAAATGA